A region of the Campylobacter subantarcticus LMG 24377 genome:
TTAGCGTGTTCTCCAAGTGTATATTTTGATTGACACTTACAATCTTTATTACCACAACTCTTATGGTTTTCATCCCAAATCCTAAAATCAAAGTCTTTTAATTTCATTACTTATCTCCTTTAAAAATTTTTAAAAAGCATTTATTGCTTTTTTCATTTTCATACTCTTTTACAAGTTTTTTAATATTTTTAACTAATTCACTTTTTTCTAAAATTTCTGTAATTTCATCATCTAATCTAAAACTTATATCTTCTTTTCTACTTTCCACAAGTGCCAATGTTTCAACTAAATTATTACTTATAACCTCACAAAGTTTTTGAGTTAAAATATCTATATCATTAAGTATATTTTTAGTCTTTGAATTTTGATTTGCACCAAAAAGATAATATCTTTCCATTTTTCCACTTTGAAATATTTCAAAGTATTCTGTATATTTTTTTCCATTAAAAATTTCAAGTGCAATAAAATTTTCATCTTGAAATATCCTAAAACTCTTAATCGTTTCAGCTACAATATAGGTATTATTAATTTTAACTAACTTCATTTTTCAAATCCTTTCTATAAATATTTTGAATTCTGTTTAAAAAAGATGAGCTTCCAAACTGCAAATATAATCATCACTATATTCAGGTTCTTTTTTATTTGAGAAGGGGTTTAAGCATAAAGTTTCCCTAAACTCATTAAATTCTTTTCTGCAATATTCTTTAAAATCATCTTCACTAGCTATTGCAAATCCTTTGCTTTTTGAGCCAAGAACAGATTCTTTTTCCCATAGAATATCTTTTCTGATGATTTTATCACTATTATAATCAACTCTAAAACAAGGTTGAAAATAATAAGTTTCATATCTTCCTAGTATTTGATCAAAAGCATTATTTCTATCATAATTTTCTCTTTCATAACTAAACCTTTTAACTATTATGTTAAATTCCCCATTTTCATTTGGAATTTTTAGAAAATCTCTACTGCTCATATGTCTCCTTTAATTGTATTATTATTTATGCTTTTAACAATTTCTTGCCACTCTTCAATGCTTTTGAAATTGCTATTTAACTCATTTAAAAGCTCTATAACTTCGTTATTATTTAGCATTTTGAATAATTCCTTTATTCAGATTTTGATTCTTTATTTTTTATTTTAAAACATTCTAGTGCTATTCTATCTGTTAAAATTGATGTGTTTTCATTCATATAAGAATACATACCAAGTTGTCTTAAAAGATGATTCAATATAGGTGGATATTTAGATTTATCCTTAATCTTATCAAGTAAGCAAAGAATTTTTTCTTTAGCTTCTGCTTCCCCGTTGTTAATTATAGTTTCATGTATTTTTACACATTCATCAAAAATTTGTTTATTAGTTATCACTTTATGCTCCTATTGTAGCTTGCAACCCTCATAATCAGCTTTATACCATTTTGATTTCGCCTCATCTGAAGTATCTTTAACAAACTTCTTTAACTCATTATCATAATAACCTGTGCGACTTTCAATCTCTTTTATAGTTTCGATCATGCATTTATAGAAATCAAAGCCTAATTTTTTGCAAGTTTGCTCTAAGTAAAGTATAATAGCAGTTAGATTATATTTGCTTATATCTATTTTGCTATCATCATCATAACATATAAAATCACTAACGCACCTAGTAATATATGCTATATTAGCAGATGTAATAGTATAAAATCTAGGCTCATAATCTTTTAGCATTTTATAAGTAAAATCAAAAGCATTAAAGCAAAATACTGCAATATCACACAAAGCGTCAATTCTTTCTAAGTCGTTTTTAGCTCTAAAGTACTCGCTAACTTTTTCAAAAGCATTACCTAAAAACTCTGCTTGTTGATTTTCATAGGTTAAATGCCTTATTTCTCTATATTTAGTTAATCTTTCTTTAATTTCATTAAATTGTTTTCTTATCATTTTTCGCCTTTCAACACTTCTTTTATTTTTACCAAAAGAATTTTTAAATCCATAAGGTTATCCCTTAATTCATCTTCATCACATTCTTCCATGTAGTTTACAAGCTCTAAACATTCTTTATTGATAATTTCTACTTGATTTAGCTTACTTGTGTTCATTGTATTTTTCCTTAGCTATTAGAGTAATCATGTAGCAAGAATTGTCTATATTTAACTTTTCTTTTTTACATATTTTTGCAATCAATTTTCCTATCTTTTTGTAATATTGCTGTGTTTGTAAATCATTTTTAGTGATAAGTAATTCAAATTCACTTGACATTTTTTTTAATCCTTTATTGTGTTTTGGTTTTATAATTATATAAAGAAAAAACTTAAAAAAGTATATATTTCGTATAAAAATATATGTAATATATACTTATATAAAATTAACAATAAAATTATTATTTATTTTAATTAAAAAACACAAAGTCCTATAATTTAGATATTTAAAGCTATTAAAAAGTCCTTTATATATCCCCAAAAAGTCCTTTATAAATGTTAAAATATTCAATTTTTAAGTAAATATTAAGTATAAATATTTTTATTTTTGTTTAAAGTCCTTTATATATCCCCAAAAAGTCCTTTATAAAGAACTTTAAAGTCCTTTATATATCCCCAAAAAGTCCTTTATATATCCCCAAAAAGTCCTTTATAAATGTTAAAATGTATTCAAAAATATAACAAATTGTTATATAATATTGAAATTTTTTTTCTTAGAAAGGATTCAAAATGCAAACACAAAAAATTGCAATAGATATAGGTTATGGTGATACAAAAGTATTTTTCAATGACAAACTTTTTAAATTTCCATCAGCAATAGAGCAGGTTAGACAAACACAAGTTGATCTAAAAGAAGAAAAAGTTGATGTATATTCTTACAATGGGGTGCATTTTAGAGTAGGTGAAAAGGCTTTATTGAATGCAATAGCTACTAGGGGTTTTAACTTCTTAACAAAATATTCCCCTTTATTAGTATTTCATGCTTTTAAATTAGCTGGAGTAGATTTAAACAAACCTATAGAGTTAGCCACAGGTCTTTCTTTATTAAATTTTCATAAATCAAAAGAATTTATAGAGATATTAAATGATTTTTCTATCAATAAAGAATATATAAAACTTGATGTTACATTGTTTGCTCAAGGACAGGGCATTTTTTTAGAAAATAAAAATGAGCAAGATGAAATAGTAGGTATTATAGATATAGGCTATAACACTTTGGATTTCTTAGTATTTGATAAAGATAGTCCAAGATCTGATTATTGCTTTGCTAATCAAAATGGAGCTAATAAGATTATAGTTGATTTGCAAAAAATGCTAACAAAAGAATTTAAAGCAAATATTAGCGAGCAAGAAGCTAAAAAAGCTTTTGTTAATAAAAGCATTAAGGTTTTAGGTGAGGTGGTTGATTTGGAAGATACCATTAAAACCATGACTTTTTCTTATATGGATATGATTTTAGATGAAGTTTATAACAACTGCAATGATATTTTAGTAAGAGCTGATAAGATTATTTTAGGCGGTGGCGGTGCTTACTTTTTAGATGAAGAGAGTATAAAAGATAAATACTCAAATATGATTATGGCAAAAACTCCACATGAGTTCTCTAATGTAAGAGGATATTTTTTAGGTGCATTTAAAGAATAAAAAGGAATAAAATATGGCTGTATCAACTTCAATAAAAATTACAATAAACAATGAAAAAGTTAAGGAAATATTAGATCAAGTTCCAAAGGTTATTAGGGGAGCTTTTATTGAAAATGCTATTTTGGATTTTGCTTCAAGAAATCCAAAAATAGAGTTTCATTTTGATGGTGTTACTAAGACTAAAAGAACACGCAGAACAAAAGCTCAAATGCAAGAAGCTAAAAACAATAAAACAAACACTCACGAAGATACTTGCAAATCAATAAATAATGATAACAAAGAAGATGATAAAGCAGGAAATAAAAAAAATCGAGTGATGTTTAATTTTGATAAAAAATAAAAAAAAGTAAGGATAGTATTATGGATTTAATTAATTTGTTTTTAAATTTATCTGATATTGGACTGTTTATATTATTTTTTATATTAGCTATGTTGCTTTATGTATTTTTTTCTTTTACAGACAATTTTTTTCTTTTTAGAGTGATCTTTGCATTATTATTAATAACGACTGCTAGTTTTTTTGCTATAAAAAAGGATAATATTATATTTATGCCTGATAAATATTATGTAGAAAAATTAGTCAAGAAATATGATTTAGACAACATTAAAGACAAAGAGTTGTTTAAATCAGTATTAAAATCTCAAACAATTGGATTTGCAGTTTGTTCATTTAGTAATTACGAAAATTCTTTATGTGTTGAATATTTAAAATATTTTGAGAAAAAACTCATTGAATATAAAAATGGAAATACTGAAAATATAGATAAGTATTTTGGTGATAATCAAAGAACAAAGGAGGCGGACAATGAATGAAAAAGTGATGGCATTACTACAAAAAGATGTTGAAAAAAGTTCTTCCATATCTGCGAACCCATTAATTAAAATCTCTAAGGAGTAAAAATGAAAAAAATAAATGCAATTATTCATATTCTACTAACCATCTTGTTTTTAATTTGGTTTTTTAATAACGAGGAGTTTATATCAAGATTAAAAATATTGATATTAGATTTTTTAGCTATAAATAATGATGAAAACTCATTTAATCCTGTAATAAATATGGTTATTATGGCTCTGGTAATGCTTATAATAGTGATTATATTTGCATCATACAAATTTTTTGATAGTTTATTTTCAAATAATAAAGAATTTATTTTTTATGCACCTTTACTCGCAATACCAATTTACTGCGTCTTTTTTGGTTTTATAATTACGATTTTTTTTGGGGGCGACGAAACTTACGCACTTTTTAATTCTGACAATGGTTATGTAGTAGAAAGAGGCAATGATATTAAGGTTTATTATAAAGGAAAATTAGTGAATGTAGCTAATGCTATCCATTTTAAATCTTACAAAGAAAGCTTTGAAAATGGAGTTTTTAAAATCGATTTTTTTGATAAAGAAGACAAAATTTTAATGCAAGTTTTTTGTGGCGAAAACAATGAAAGAAGTTGCAGGGTGGTAGGTAGGTAAAAATTCAAACAATAAAAGTTAATTATATAAAGGATAATCAAATGAAATTAATAAAATCGCTAAAAAATAAAATAATATTTTCTCAAACAAGTTTTGATATTAGTATGGTTTTGGCAATTTTTTCCCCTATTTTTATAGTGCCTTTTTTGATATGTTTAAGCGATTTAGAAGAAAATTCCAAAAGTCAAATTATACTCGCATTTGTTTTTATTTGCCTCTATATCACTTTTGTGTTAGCTCTTTGCCTAAAAGAAGAATTTGAAAAATCAAGTTATGATTTTATTTCAAAGTTTAATAAAACCTTAGAAATTGAACTAAAATATGAGCTTGAAAAAATTAATTATAGCATTGATATCAATGCTATAAATTTTATATCTTTTGCTTTGATAAAATGCAAAAATGATTATGAGAAAGGCAAAATCGACAAAGATTTTATCAATAAAACTAAAGAGTATTATATTAAGCTATTTAAAAAGTTAATAGCTGAAGAATTAAAATTACAAAATAAAGAATTGATTTTAAAATCAAATCAAAACGAAATTTTGAAAATTATGCAAGATAGGCATTGATTAAAAGATTAATGCGGGATATGTTTATTTTGATTAAGAAGAGAAACTTTTTAAAAGTTTTTCTTTTTCTATAAAACCCGTGATATTTTTTCTATATATAGCGCAAACAATAGCTTTAATATAATCAAGATCATAAGCAGAAATATTTTGCAATTCTTCTACTAAGCTTAAATCTTTATCAAGTTCTATCATCTTTCCTTGAATTTCTAAAGAATCTAAATTAATCTTATAATCTCTAAAAGAAACAATATCATCTTGAATGCTAAAATCTATATTGTCAATTTTAAAATCAATTAAATTAAGTAAATAATATCCATTTACCACAAAATCTTTTAAATTAATAATATTGTTGAATATATCCTTCAAAGAAGTATGCTCATTAATCTCATCTAAAATGCACTCATAGTCAGTATCTTGTAATTGTCCTAAATCATCATAATAGAGAATTTTTCCACTTTCACAAAGAGCTAAATTCTCATCAATTAAGAATATCTTTTCTTGATCTTGAGTTGTCTGAGGTAAAATGTTAAGCATAAATATCCTTATTGATATATTTTATTGGTTCTTTTTAGGTTTAAAAAATTTAGCGATTTCACTTTCGCTAGAGGTTTTTAAAATTTTATAAATACGGTATATAAATTTTCTATCTTTTTCTTTTTTCCATTCATTTAAAGTTGATAATGGTATTCCCGTTATTTCAGATAATCTAGTATCACTTAAGCCTTCACTAGCCATTTTAATCCTTAAAAAAATATATTTTAATTATATCAAATTTGCTTTAGAGTTTTCATTTCTTCTTTGAGTAAAACTATAGATATAGGTTCTAAATATTCAATATTTAAATCTTTATTGATTTCTTTGATATAACAAGATGTTTCTATTAAAAAATCATTCCATGCTTTAATAGTGTTATTAGCCTTATCTATATTAATAGAATTTCCCGCATTTTTTCTTATTAATGTAAAAATCTCATCTGTTTTTTTAGCTAAATCAAGTAAAATTTTCGCTTCTTTACTTTCTAAAATAACAATTTGCGAATCTCTTTTATTTAGTAAATGTGTTTTTTTATTTTGTGGCATTTTTTTCTCCTCTATATTTTCCTATGTTGTATTTTTTTAAATCAGATTTTTCTTTAATTTTTTCAAGCTCATAAGAATCTAGATTAAAAGCAAGTTTGGCTTCAAATGGAATGCAAGAAAATACTTCTTTTTCACCATTTTCATAGATGTAAAATAAAGATTCATAAAAGCCACTATCTGTATTTACAAACCAAACTAATCTTTTATCTTCATCTTGATGATTTTTATAATATTTAATTAAAAAATTAACCTTTCTATCCAAACTTTCACTATCACCACCGATTAGCTCTCCTAGTATTTTAATTAAACATGATTTTTTAAAAAGAACAAAATTTTTATGAGAGATAGAATTAATTTCATTTTTTGTTCCATAATATTCTATTGTATTGATTTTATTCTTTAATTTATCAAGAAACAGTTTTTCTATATTTTGTATATCAAAACCTTCTTCTGCGCTTTCATCGGTTTTTAACTGTAATATTTTTTCTTGATTTTCTTGGGCTGTCTTGGTTTGTAATTTGTCTTTTATTTGAGTAATTATTTCTTTTGACTTGCTAGATTTGTCTTCGTTATGCGTTTTTGATTCTTCTGTGGTGCTATTATCTGATATGGATATTTTAGAATGTTTTATCTTTTTATAATCTGCATAATGAATAAAATTTGTTTCTTTGTTTTGTATATGATCAAATAGCTCTTTGATGATATTTTTCATATATGTTTTATCTAAATATTCTATATCTTGCAAGTTGATAAGAATTGTTTTGATAAAAATGCCTTCTTCTGTACAGAAACTAATTATAGGTGTGAGAATATTTGCCATTATTTTGTTTTTTGATTTTTCTTGGATTAACATAATAAGCTTATTATCTTCATTGCTAAAATTTATAATACTTTCATCTTGAATGAATTCTTTTATTGCTGTAGATTTTAACTGCTCATCTTTGCTTTTAATAATTAAAAGAGAATAATTGTTTTTTTCTTCTAAAGTTTGCAATTGCGTAAAAATATTTTTTCTAAAGGTTACTGCTTTATTGCTTTCAAAAGCATTGTATTTTACAAGATAGCTATGTATTTCTTTTTCTCTTGTTTGTTTATCACAATCAACCAAAAGCTTTAATAATACATCTTCTTTTGCTATAGCTCCTGAGTGATGATTTATAACAGCTTTAGCTATTTGATCTAAATTTGGAAGAGTTTTAAAGCTATCGTATAAAATAATGTTTGAAATAACATGATGAGGTTGTTCTTTTAATGCTATAAAATCTTTACTTTTATCTTGCATTTTGTATTTTTCTATTTTACCTATATCATGTGCTAATGCTGAAATAATGGCTTGTGCTAAAATATCTTTTTTCTTAAAATTTTTGTTACTTTCAATAGTGTCAATAGTATTTCTTGCTACTTCAAGTGTATGATCTAATAAGCTTATGGTATAAAATATATCAAATCTAGTCTTACCATCAAGAGTTAATGGCTCTACGATATTTTTTAAATGCCCAAAACCATATGTTGCGTTTGGGTCGTTTTTATTTGGCACAACGCTTGGAGCTTTTGAATTATCCTCTAAAATATGTAAAAGTTTTACTATGGCTTTTAATTCTTCTGATTCTAAAATATTCAAATAAGGCTTTATAGATTTTTCCAAAAATAGGATAATATTATCGTTTTTAAAATGTGCTATTGATAACAAATCTTCGTTTTTAGTATGAGCTAATGGTTGATATTTTCTTTTTAGACTTTGTTTTAACGGATCATTTAAAATAATACTTTCTTCTTCAATCCAAAGCTTTGATAAGTCTTTTATGTGTATAACTTGCAATTCGTCTTTTTTTGAGTTTTTAATGTGCTGATTAAGCTTATGGTTTTGATAATAAATAAAAGATAGGAGTATAATTTGTTCTATGATTAAAAATATAGCGATTTCTCTTTGGTATATATTAAAAAGATAATAATAAGTCTGAGAATTAAAC
Encoded here:
- a CDS encoding HD domain-containing protein, producing MLEIIENLMKFIYTHKKVREFIYYFIISIAGFLLFVFVLLNINIGVQKSNLSLLFNSQTYYYLFNIYQREIAIFLIIEQIILLSFIYYQNHKLNQHIKNSKKDELQVIHIKDLSKLWIEEESIILNDPLKQSLKRKYQPLAHTKNEDLLSIAHFKNDNIILFLEKSIKPYLNILESEELKAIVKLLHILEDNSKAPSVVPNKNDPNATYGFGHLKNIVEPLTLDGKTRFDIFYTISLLDHTLEVARNTIDTIESNKNFKKKDILAQAIISALAHDIGKIEKYKMQDKSKDFIALKEQPHHVISNIILYDSFKTLPNLDQIAKAVINHHSGAIAKEDVLLKLLVDCDKQTREKEIHSYLVKYNAFESNKAVTFRKNIFTQLQTLEEKNNYSLLIIKSKDEQLKSTAIKEFIQDESIINFSNEDNKLIMLIQEKSKNKIMANILTPIISFCTEEGIFIKTILINLQDIEYLDKTYMKNIIKELFDHIQNKETNFIHYADYKKIKHSKISISDNSTTEESKTHNEDKSSKSKEIITQIKDKLQTKTAQENQEKILQLKTDESAEEGFDIQNIEKLFLDKLKNKINTIEYYGTKNEINSISHKNFVLFKKSCLIKILGELIGGDSESLDRKVNFLIKYYKNHQDEDKRLVWFVNTDSGFYESLFYIYENGEKEVFSCIPFEAKLAFNLDSYELEKIKEKSDLKKYNIGKYRGEKNATK
- a CDS encoding plasmid segregation protein ParM, translated to MQTQKIAIDIGYGDTKVFFNDKLFKFPSAIEQVRQTQVDLKEEKVDVYSYNGVHFRVGEKALLNAIATRGFNFLTKYSPLLVFHAFKLAGVDLNKPIELATGLSLLNFHKSKEFIEILNDFSINKEYIKLDVTLFAQGQGIFLENKNEQDEIVGIIDIGYNTLDFLVFDKDSPRSDYCFANQNGANKIIVDLQKMLTKEFKANISEQEAKKAFVNKSIKVLGEVVDLEDTIKTMTFSYMDMILDEVYNNCNDILVRADKIILGGGGAYFLDEESIKDKYSNMIMAKTPHEFSNVRGYFLGAFKE